The following are from one region of the Pleurodeles waltl isolate 20211129_DDA chromosome 4_1, aPleWal1.hap1.20221129, whole genome shotgun sequence genome:
- the GCC1 gene encoding GRIP and coiled-coil domain-containing protein 1, which translates to MEKFGMNFGGGKKELLETIENQKKQLLQYQIRLKDVVRAYKSLLKEKEALEASLKVLSVTHQAEASLDSVASGGATSQGDAGDDGCSLHSEDSVGTAASVDTTASLTSIKGELSEEDRLGGDASAACGPPLPKPEEANGSESGISTGSGEGGPIAVSEVDKKVLQMKAQLATLTNALATVTQEKSRMEASYQADKRKTKQEMDDLNKQASDDKRWFEEELKSVQDQLAETKARLITQQHDRAQEQNDHAVMLRELQKLLQQERAQRQDVELKLEDMRGCLAGRMNLAERVEEYELRVAHLNHELEQRTKELQTIQDERDKPDPQLYEMQKEMANIKTHLQSQLQQEMLKTAQLEEQLRLYSQMEEQRVASLESQVSEVSELLGTYEKAKQKDQATIQKLRDRIVQLDMENKTLAIAASSRSLTDMNMEEPSLDINVLKDKMERLKRLLQLAAKKSPQTLDIEKLCEIELAKNDATDGEKATALYYQQELKQLKEEFERYKMRAQVVLKNKNTKDSNLAKELEEAQEQVAGLKEKYIALRLSCDEMERQHAGELEAKKQEMVHLTLLHKQELEKCLQEYREKTAMLDEEMHKQRDRAMALLSEKDQELEQLRSTALSYAFPRSKMLTASTGESILDNTTDFSSQDGLPQALHLHSASEPTFLLYVEQLSRKEVEIGALRKQKHKLEVEVHQLQDKLLVEGEQHKDQVSALQALLQKDLRDKGREGANLEYLKNIVYRFLTLPDLLGRQQTLSAILTILHFSPEEKRVVIKHQTSSSWWPSGKR; encoded by the exons ATGGAGAAATTTGGCATGAATTTTGGAGGTGGGAAGAAGGAACTATTGGAGACTATTGAAAACCAGAAGAAACAGCTGCTTCAGTACCAGATTCGTTTGAAAGATGTTGTTCGGGCCTACAAGAGTCTCCTAAAGGAGAAGGAAGCATTAGAGGCTAGCTTGAAGGTGTTGTCTGTGACCCACCAGGCTGAAGCAAGTTTGGACAGTGTGGCTAGTGGTGGTGCCACATCCCAGGGAGATGCTGGAGATGATGGTTGTTCCTTGCACAGTGAGGATAGTGTTGGAACAGCTGCAAGTGTGGACACAACTGCTAGCTTGACTAGCATCAAGGGGGAGCTGTCCGAGGAGGATCGTCTAGGCGGTGATGCTTCTGCTGCCTGTGGCCCCCCACTACCAAAACCAGAAGAAGCTAATGGCTCAGAGAGCGGAATCAGCACAGGAAGTGGGGAAGGTGGACCTATTGCTGTCAGTGAAGTGGACAAGAAAGTCCTACAAATGAAGGCTCAGTTGGCAACTTTGACAAACGCCTTAGCCACAGTTACTCAGGAAAAGTCCCGCATGGAAGCTTCCTACCAAGCTGACAAGAGGAAAACCAAGCAGGAGATGGATGACCTAAACAAGCAGGCCTCTGATGATAAAAGATGGTTTGAGGAAGAACTGAAGAGTGTCCAAGACCAGCTTGCAGAGACCAAAGCTCGACTCATCACACAGCAGCATGACCGGGCCCAGGAGCAGAACGACCATGCTGTCATGCTCCGAGAGCTTCAGAAACTTTTGCAGCAAGAGAGAGCACAGCGGCAAGATGTGGAGCTAAAGTTGGAGGACATGAGGGGGTGTCTGGCTGGGAGGATGAACTTAGCAGAGCGGGTGGAAGAGTACGAACTGCGGGTGGCTCACCTAAACCATGAGCTAGAACAGCGAACAAAGGAACTTCAGACCATCCAGGATGAACGAGACAAACCTGACCCTCAGTTATATGAAatgcaaaaggaaatggccaacaTAAAAACTCACCTACAGTCACAGCTGCAGCAGGAGATGCTGAAG acagctcagttggaagagcAGCTTCGCCTTTATTCCCAAATGGAAGAGCAGCGGGTGGCCAGTCTGGAGTCACAAGTCTCTGAAGTCTCTGAACTACTTGGCACCTATGAGAAAGCAAAGCAGAAGGACCAGGCTACAATTCAAAAACTAAGGGACCgcattgtgcagctggacatgGAGAACAAAACACTGGCTATAGCTGCGTCCAGCAGGTCTTTGACAGATATGAACATGGAGGAGCCAAGCTTAGATATCAACGTTTTGAAGGACAAAATGGAAAGGCTGAAAAGGTTACTGCAGTTGGCAGCCAAGAAGAGTCCGCAGACCCTAGACATAGAAAAGCTCTGTGAAATTGAGCTAGCAAAAAACGATGCAACTGATGGAGAGAAAGCCACTGCTCTGTACTACCAACAAGAGCTGAAACAACTTAAGGAGGAGTTTGAGAGGTataaaatgagggcacaggtggttctcaaaaacaaaaacaccaaGGATAGCAACCTTGCCAAGGAGCTGGAGGAGGCTCAGGAGCAGGTTGCAGGGCTCAAGGAAAAGTACATTGCCCTGCGACTGTCTTGTGATGAGATGGAGAGGCAGCATGCAGGAGAATTGGAAGCCAAAAAGCAAGAGATGGTCCACTTGACACTCCTCCACAAACAGGAACTGGAGAAGTGCCTACAGGAGTATCGAGAGAAGACTGCCATGCTGGATGAAGAGATGCACAAGCAAAGAGACAGAGCAATGGCCCTTCTGTCAGAAAAGGATCAGGAGCTGGAGCAGTTGAGATCCACTGCTTTGTCCTATGCCTTTCCAAGGAGCAAGATGTTAACAGCATCCACAGGCGAAAGCATCCTTGACAACACTACAGACTTTTCTTCCCAAGATGGCCTTCCCCAGGCATTGCACTTACACAGTGCCAGTGAGCCAACATTCCTCCTCTATGTTGAGCAGCTTTCCCGAAAAGAAGTGGAAATAGGAGCTTTGCGCAAACAAAAGCACAAACTTGAGGTGGAGGTGCACCAACTTCAGGACAAGCTGCTTGTGGAGGGAGAGCAGCACAAGGATCAGGTCTCTGCCCTGCAGGCCCTCCTTCAGAAGGACCTGCGGGACAAGGGGCGAGAGGGGGCCAACTTGGAGTACCTCAAGAACATTGTGTACCGCTTCCTGACCCTGCCTGACCTGCTTGGGCGCCAGCAGACACTCTCCGCCATATTGACTATCTTGCATTTCAGCCCAGAGGAGAAACGGGTTGTGATAAAGCATCAGACTAGTAGCAGTTGGTGGCCATCGGGGAAAAGATAA